The Kosakonia sacchari SP1 genome includes a window with the following:
- a CDS encoding AraC family transcriptional regulator — protein MQKRHFSVEDFIGFGERYGIDYRFPSLATGLFSKAQRIVIQGDVEEMTLSSGINLTRSDIRVLQPYETTSLHSCPLYMLVVLEGSVMLRLNGEAFVVRSGMAFTSRLSEHQVMNASHLADCHLRTLSLGVDSASCWQSPLLSALLQQWEAHGVPTFLWQVPSFLLSGLQQTQQASLPALSRQLMLEGVMLQLLGNALSQRMQGQERRRPVQCGAQQRLENVRRLLEQHPEKEYTLAALAQLAAMSASSLRVKFRQAYGHSVFDYLRDCRLELARRYLAEGYSVQQAAWMSGYQHATNFSTAFRRRYGMAPSEIRAS, from the coding sequence ATGCAAAAAAGACACTTTTCAGTAGAAGACTTTATCGGTTTTGGTGAGCGTTATGGGATTGATTACCGCTTCCCGTCGCTGGCAACCGGTCTTTTCAGCAAAGCTCAGCGCATTGTGATTCAGGGCGACGTCGAAGAGATGACGCTCTCTTCTGGTATCAACCTTACCCGTTCTGATATTCGCGTTCTGCAACCTTATGAAACCACCTCGCTGCACAGTTGCCCGCTCTATATGCTGGTGGTGCTGGAAGGCAGCGTGATGCTGCGCCTGAACGGCGAAGCGTTTGTTGTGCGCTCCGGCATGGCATTTACTTCGCGCCTGAGCGAGCACCAGGTGATGAATGCCAGCCATCTGGCGGATTGCCATCTGCGCACCTTATCGCTTGGCGTCGATTCGGCAAGCTGCTGGCAATCACCGCTCCTCTCCGCACTTTTACAGCAGTGGGAAGCGCATGGCGTCCCGACCTTTTTATGGCAGGTGCCAAGCTTTTTACTGTCGGGTTTACAGCAAACCCAGCAAGCCTCGCTGCCTGCGCTCTCCCGCCAACTGATGCTGGAAGGCGTGATGCTGCAACTGCTGGGTAACGCGCTGTCGCAGCGCATGCAAGGGCAGGAGAGACGCCGCCCGGTTCAGTGTGGTGCACAGCAGCGGCTGGAAAACGTGCGCCGTTTACTGGAACAGCACCCCGAAAAAGAGTACACCCTGGCAGCACTGGCGCAGCTGGCGGCGATGAGCGCCAGCAGCCTGCGCGTGAAGTTCCGCCAGGCGTACGGTCACTCTGTATTTGATTACCTGCGCGACTGCCGTCTTGAACTGGCGCGTCGCTATCTGGCTGAAGGCTACAGCGTGCAGCAGGCCGCGTGGATGTCCGGTTATCAACACGCCACTAACTTTTCCACCGCGTTTCGCCGCCGCTACGGTATGGCGCCCAGCGAAATTCGCGCGTCCTGA
- a CDS encoding TetR/AcrR family transcriptional regulator, with translation MPPKATQEQRHQQRKDEIIAAARRRFRVSGFHAASMSQIALEAQLSVGQIYRYFSSKDAIIEEIVRRIIDYRIAEMENKAETTHLPEVLAWRQTLSPDDDALMLEMSAEATRNPHVQAMMVEADARMFNNACNHMQSRHPHLSAEQVRCCVELLAGLMEGATLRRLTPQKCNPAQLKELYQEIITMIFLPKK, from the coding sequence ATGCCGCCGAAAGCCACGCAGGAACAACGCCATCAGCAGCGTAAAGATGAGATTATCGCCGCCGCCCGTCGGCGTTTTCGTGTGAGCGGCTTTCACGCCGCCAGCATGTCGCAAATCGCCCTCGAAGCCCAGTTGAGCGTCGGGCAGATCTACCGCTATTTCAGCAGTAAAGACGCCATTATTGAGGAGATTGTTCGCCGAATCATCGACTACCGCATCGCCGAAATGGAAAACAAAGCCGAAACCACGCACCTGCCGGAGGTGCTGGCCTGGCGGCAAACGCTCAGCCCGGATGACGACGCGTTAATGCTGGAGATGTCGGCAGAAGCGACGCGCAACCCACACGTTCAGGCAATGATGGTCGAAGCCGATGCCCGCATGTTTAACAATGCCTGCAACCATATGCAGAGCCGACATCCACATTTAAGCGCCGAGCAAGTACGCTGCTGCGTTGAGCTGCTGGCAGGCTTGATGGAAGGCGCGACATTGCGCCGTTTAACGCCACAAAAATGCAACCCGGCACAGTTAAAAGAGCTGTATCAGGAAATTATCACCATGATATTTCTGCCAAAGAAATAA
- a CDS encoding NAD(P)H-dependent oxidoreductase gives MNVLIVYAHPQPHSLNGALKEFAVQHLEKAGHQVEVSDLYAMQWKAQLDANDSLDAPVNDVFNPSADSKHAFEQGRQAADIAAEQAKLLWADAVIFQFPLWWFSMPAIMKGWFDRVYACGFAYGVGEHSDTHWGDRYGEGSLAGKRAMLLVTAGGWESHYSPRGINGPIDDILFPIQHGMLFYPGFEVLPPLVIYRTSRVDDARFAAHREELAQRLDTLWQTPPLPFRQQNGGDYTIPALTLRPEIAPGESGLAIHQQRKE, from the coding sequence ATGAATGTCTTGATTGTTTATGCCCATCCGCAGCCGCATTCGCTCAATGGCGCGCTGAAAGAATTTGCCGTGCAGCATCTTGAAAAAGCAGGTCACCAAGTCGAGGTTTCCGACCTGTACGCCATGCAGTGGAAAGCGCAGCTCGATGCGAACGATAGCCTTGATGCGCCCGTTAACGATGTTTTCAACCCGTCGGCAGATTCGAAACACGCCTTCGAGCAGGGCCGACAAGCTGCGGATATCGCCGCCGAACAGGCCAAACTGTTATGGGCCGACGCAGTGATTTTCCAGTTTCCACTGTGGTGGTTTTCCATGCCCGCCATCATGAAAGGCTGGTTCGACCGCGTTTACGCCTGCGGCTTCGCCTACGGTGTAGGCGAGCACAGCGACACACACTGGGGCGATCGCTACGGCGAAGGCAGCCTGGCCGGTAAGCGCGCCATGCTGCTGGTCACCGCTGGCGGTTGGGAATCGCACTACAGCCCGCGCGGTATTAATGGCCCTATCGACGACATTCTGTTTCCAATCCAGCACGGCATGTTGTTTTACCCGGGTTTTGAGGTGCTGCCGCCGCTGGTGATTTATCGCACCAGTCGCGTTGATGACGCGCGATTCGCCGCGCACCGTGAAGAGCTGGCACAGCGGCTGGATACGTTATGGCAGACGCCGCCGCTGCCGTTTCGCCAGCAAAACGGCGGGGATTACACCATACCGGCGTTAACCCTGCGTCCGGAGATTGCGCCGGGCGAAAGCGGGCTGGCCATTCATCAGCAGAGAAAAGAATAA
- a CDS encoding LysR family transcriptional regulator has translation MVNLNRLDLNLLLTLDVLLREHNVTRAAQRLNLSQPSVSVQLARLREIFDDPLLLPGPRGMQPTVRADELREPLRQALEALERAVSPVSAFDPARASVTWRIAATDYTESAVLLPLLNTLRREAPASRLAVFELNPGQIKRQAEQGDIDLFFHLREGAPASLHQRLLFTERYVLAGRLGHPALKHRPSLKQFCQLEHVIVSPEGGGFQAATDDALAARGLTRNVVLSVPHFLFMLDVLARTDLVAVLPERLVANTGALQVVDPPLDLPGFDMLMLWHERLHRDPGHKWLRQQVLAVLGNADRTNTP, from the coding sequence ATGGTTAATCTCAACCGCCTGGATCTGAACTTGCTGCTGACGCTGGATGTATTGCTCCGTGAGCACAATGTCACACGCGCGGCGCAGCGGCTGAATCTTTCTCAGCCTTCGGTGAGTGTGCAACTGGCGCGGCTGCGCGAGATCTTTGATGATCCGTTGCTGTTGCCTGGCCCGCGCGGTATGCAACCGACCGTGCGGGCGGACGAACTACGTGAACCGTTACGCCAGGCGCTGGAAGCGCTGGAGCGCGCGGTGTCGCCAGTCAGTGCGTTTGACCCCGCCCGTGCCAGTGTCACCTGGCGCATTGCGGCGACGGATTACACCGAATCGGCGGTGCTGTTGCCGCTGCTTAACACTTTGCGTCGCGAGGCGCCCGCCAGCCGCCTCGCGGTGTTTGAACTTAACCCCGGCCAGATTAAGCGCCAGGCCGAGCAGGGTGATATCGATCTGTTCTTCCATTTGCGTGAAGGCGCACCGGCGTCGCTGCACCAGCGGTTATTGTTTACTGAGCGCTATGTCCTTGCGGGGCGTTTAGGCCATCCCGCGCTTAAACACCGCCCGTCGCTCAAACAGTTCTGTCAGCTGGAGCATGTGATTGTTTCGCCGGAGGGTGGCGGTTTTCAGGCGGCAACGGACGACGCGCTGGCGGCTCGCGGGTTGACGCGCAATGTGGTGCTTTCGGTGCCGCATTTCCTGTTTATGCTGGATGTGCTGGCGCGCACCGATTTGGTCGCCGTGCTGCCGGAGCGGCTTGTCGCCAACACTGGCGCATTGCAGGTCGTTGATCCGCCTCTTGATCTGCCAGGCTTCGATATGCTGATGCTCTGGCATGAGCGGTTGCATCGCGATCCCGGACATAAATGGCTGCGCCAGCAGGTTCTCGCTGTGTTGGGAAACGCTGATCGGACTAACACGCCGTAA